A part of Silvimonas soli genomic DNA contains:
- the prpF gene encoding 2-methylaconitate cis-trans isomerase PrpF, with the protein MAYQPQIKIPATYMRGGTSKGVFFRLQDLPEAAQQPGAARDALLMRVIGSPDPYGKQIDGMGGATSSTSKTVIVSKSNRPNHDVDYLFGQVSIDKAFVDWSGNCGNLSAAVGSFAISGGLVDSARIPHDGIATVRIWQANIGKTIIAHVPITGGAVQETGDFELDGVTFPAAEVQLEFLDPAAEEDGAGGSMFPTGNLVDDLEVPGVGTLKATLINAGIPTIFVEAEAIGYTGTELQDAINGDAKALQMFETIRAHGALRMGLIQNLDEIATRQHTPKVAFVAKPKAYLSSSGKPVATADIDVLVRALSMGKLHHAMMGTAAVAIGTAAAIPGTLVNLAAGGGERQAVRFGHPSGTLRVGAQASQLNGEWTVTKVIMSRSARVLMEGWVRVPGEAF; encoded by the coding sequence ATGGCATATCAACCTCAAATCAAGATTCCCGCCACCTATATGCGCGGCGGCACCAGCAAGGGCGTGTTCTTCCGTTTGCAAGATTTGCCCGAAGCCGCGCAGCAGCCCGGCGCTGCGCGTGACGCTTTGCTGATGCGCGTGATCGGTAGCCCCGACCCATACGGCAAGCAGATTGACGGCATGGGTGGCGCGACTTCCAGCACCAGCAAGACTGTGATCGTCAGCAAGAGTAACCGCCCCAATCACGATGTCGACTATCTGTTTGGCCAGGTGTCTATCGATAAGGCCTTCGTCGACTGGAGCGGCAACTGCGGCAATTTGTCGGCGGCGGTGGGTTCATTCGCCATTTCGGGTGGACTGGTCGACTCAGCGCGTATTCCGCATGACGGTATCGCCACCGTCCGGATCTGGCAGGCCAATATCGGCAAGACCATCATTGCGCACGTGCCGATTACCGGCGGCGCGGTGCAGGAAACCGGTGACTTCGAACTCGATGGCGTCACTTTTCCCGCAGCAGAAGTACAGCTGGAATTCCTCGACCCGGCAGCAGAAGAAGACGGTGCCGGCGGTTCGATGTTCCCCACCGGTAATCTGGTGGATGATCTGGAAGTACCCGGCGTTGGCACGCTGAAAGCCACGCTGATCAACGCGGGCATCCCGACCATTTTTGTCGAGGCTGAAGCAATCGGCTACACCGGCACTGAACTGCAGGATGCCATTAACGGTGACGCCAAAGCGCTGCAGATGTTTGAAACCATCCGCGCTCACGGCGCGCTGCGCATGGGGTTGATCCAGAACCTGGACGAGATCGCCACGCGTCAGCACACGCCGAAAGTCGCCTTCGTTGCAAAACCGAAGGCTTACCTCTCATCCAGCGGCAAGCCGGTCGCTACTGCGGACATTGATGTGCTGGTACGTGCACTATCAATGGGCAAGCTGCACCACGCCATGATGGGCACTGCCGCCGTGGCCATCGGTACCGCCGCCGCCATCCCAGGCACATTGGTCAATCTCGCCGCGGGTGGGGGCGAGCGCCAGGCCGTGCGCTTTGGTCATCCTTCCGGTACCTTGCGGGTTGGTGCACAGGCAAGCCAGCTCAACGGGGAGTGGACCGTGACCAAAGTAATCATGAGCCGAAGTGCTCGCGTGTTGATGGAAGGCTGGGTGCGCGTGCCGGGCGAGGCGTTCTGA
- the acnD gene encoding Fe/S-dependent 2-methylisocitrate dehydratase AcnD gives MNTAHRKPLPGTQLDYFDTRAAVEAIQPGAYDKLPYTSRVLAENLVRRCSPATLTDSLKQLIERKRELDFPWFPARVVCHDILGQTALVDLAGLRDAIADMGGDPAQVNPVVPVQLIVDHSLAVECGGYDPEAFVKNRAIEDRRNEDRFHFIDWTKKAFKNVEVIPPGNGIMHQINLERMSPVIHAKDGVAFPDTLVGTDSHTPHVDALGVIAIGVGGLEAENVMLGRASWMRLPDIIGVELSGKPQPGITATDVVLALTEFLRKEKVVGAYLEFYGEGAAALTLGDRATISNMAPEYGATAAMFFIDQQTIDYLKLTGREEEQVRLVELYARHTGLWADSLENAEYERVLHFDLSSVVRNMAGPSNPHKRLPTSALAERGIAVDLDKARAEEAAGLMPDGAVIIAAITSCTNTSNPRNVITAGLLARNANRLGLSRKPWVKTSLAPGSRTVQLYLEEAGLLPELEQLGFGIVAFACTTCNGMSGALEPSIQQEIIDRDLYATAVLSGNRNFDGRIHPYAKQAFLASPPLVVAYAIAGTMRFDIEKDVLGVVDGKEIRLKDIWPADEEIDAVVKSAVKPAQFRQVYVPMFAPQADSGEQVTPLYNWRAKSTYIRRPPYWEGALAGERTLKGMRPLAVLPDNITTDHLSPSNAIMASSAAGEYLTKMGLPEEDFNSYATHRGDHLTAQRATFANPKLFNEMVLNADGTVKQGSLARVEPEGEVMRMWEAIETYMERKQPLIIVAGADYGQGSSRDWAAKGVRLAGVEVIMAEGFERIHRTNLVGMGVLPLEFKPGVNRKTLALDGTETYDVTGARTPRATLTLLIHRKNGEMVKVPVTCRLDSDEEVAIYEAGGVLQRFAQDFLESAAETV, from the coding sequence ATGAATACTGCACACCGCAAACCTCTGCCAGGCACCCAGCTGGACTACTTCGATACGCGTGCTGCGGTTGAGGCGATCCAGCCTGGCGCTTATGACAAGCTCCCCTATACCTCACGCGTACTGGCTGAAAATCTGGTCCGCCGCTGTTCGCCTGCCACGCTGACCGACTCACTAAAGCAGCTGATTGAACGTAAACGCGAGCTGGATTTTCCGTGGTTCCCGGCCCGCGTGGTCTGTCACGACATCCTTGGTCAGACCGCGCTGGTCGATCTGGCCGGTCTGCGTGACGCCATTGCCGACATGGGCGGTGACCCCGCACAAGTTAATCCGGTCGTGCCAGTGCAGTTGATCGTCGACCACTCGTTGGCGGTTGAATGTGGCGGCTACGACCCCGAAGCCTTCGTCAAGAACCGCGCGATTGAAGATCGCCGCAACGAAGATCGCTTCCATTTCATCGACTGGACCAAAAAGGCTTTCAAGAATGTCGAGGTGATCCCGCCGGGCAACGGCATCATGCACCAGATCAATCTGGAGCGGATGAGCCCGGTGATTCATGCCAAAGATGGCGTGGCCTTCCCCGATACGCTGGTTGGCACCGACAGCCACACCCCGCACGTTGACGCATTGGGCGTGATCGCCATTGGCGTTGGCGGGCTGGAAGCCGAAAACGTAATGCTCGGCCGTGCCTCGTGGATGCGCTTGCCCGACATCATTGGCGTCGAACTGTCTGGCAAACCGCAGCCTGGCATTACCGCCACAGATGTGGTGCTGGCGCTGACCGAGTTCCTGCGCAAAGAAAAGGTCGTTGGCGCATATCTGGAATTCTACGGTGAGGGCGCTGCAGCGCTGACGCTGGGCGACCGCGCCACCATCTCCAATATGGCCCCTGAATACGGTGCCACGGCGGCGATGTTCTTTATCGATCAGCAGACCATCGACTACCTCAAGCTCACCGGGCGCGAGGAAGAGCAGGTGCGGCTGGTCGAGCTGTACGCCCGGCATACTGGCCTGTGGGCCGATAGCCTTGAAAACGCTGAATACGAACGCGTGTTGCACTTTGATTTGTCGAGCGTGGTGCGCAATATGGCCGGCCCGTCCAACCCGCACAAGCGCCTGCCCACTTCGGCGCTGGCCGAACGCGGTATTGCCGTCGACCTCGACAAGGCCCGCGCCGAAGAGGCCGCTGGCCTGATGCCGGATGGTGCGGTGATCATCGCCGCCATCACCAGCTGTACCAACACCAGCAACCCGCGCAATGTGATCACTGCCGGTCTGCTGGCGCGTAATGCCAACCGCCTGGGCCTTAGCCGCAAGCCGTGGGTCAAGACCTCGCTGGCGCCTGGCTCCAGAACGGTACAACTTTATCTGGAAGAAGCCGGTTTGCTGCCAGAACTGGAACAACTTGGTTTTGGCATCGTTGCCTTCGCCTGTACCACCTGCAACGGCATGTCCGGTGCACTCGAACCAAGCATCCAGCAGGAAATCATCGACCGTGACCTTTACGCGACGGCCGTACTGTCTGGCAACCGCAACTTCGACGGGCGCATTCACCCGTACGCCAAGCAGGCGTTCCTGGCTTCACCGCCGCTGGTGGTGGCCTACGCCATTGCGGGCACCATGCGCTTTGATATCGAAAAAGATGTGCTCGGTGTGGTCGACGGCAAAGAAATTCGCCTGAAAGACATCTGGCCCGCCGATGAAGAAATCGACGCGGTCGTAAAAAGCGCCGTCAAGCCTGCGCAGTTCCGCCAGGTCTATGTGCCGATGTTTGCCCCGCAAGCCGACAGCGGCGAGCAGGTCACTCCACTGTATAACTGGCGCGCGAAGAGCACTTACATTCGCCGCCCGCCGTACTGGGAAGGCGCCTTGGCGGGCGAACGCACGCTCAAAGGCATGCGCCCGCTGGCGGTGTTGCCGGACAACATCACCACAGATCACTTGTCACCGTCCAACGCCATCATGGCGAGCAGCGCGGCGGGCGAATATCTGACCAAAATGGGCTTGCCGGAGGAAGATTTCAATTCCTACGCTACCCACCGCGGCGATCATCTGACGGCACAGCGCGCCACTTTCGCCAACCCCAAGCTGTTCAACGAAATGGTCCTGAACGCCGATGGCACGGTGAAACAAGGTTCGTTAGCGCGCGTGGAGCCGGAAGGCGAAGTGATGCGCATGTGGGAGGCCATCGAAACTTATATGGAACGCAAGCAGCCACTGATCATCGTGGCTGGCGCTGACTACGGCCAGGGTTCCTCGCGTGACTGGGCGGCCAAGGGTGTGCGCCTGGCGGGTGTCGAAGTCATCATGGCCGAAGGCTTCGAGCGCATTCACCGTACCAACCTGGTCGGTATGGGCGTGCTGCCGCTGGAGTTCAAACCGGGCGTCAATCGCAAAACGCTGGCACTCGACGGTACCGAGACTTACGACGTGACCGGCGCACGTACGCCGCGCGCCACGCTGACGCTGCTGATTCATCGCAAGAATGGCGAAATGGTCAAAGTGCCGGTGACCTGCCGCCTCGACAGTGATGAAGAAGTCGCAATCTACGAAGCGGGCGGGGTGCTGCAGCGTTTTGCGCAGGACTTCCTTGAATCGGCGGCAGAGACCGTCTGA